A region from the Lolium perenne isolate Kyuss_39 chromosome 4, Kyuss_2.0, whole genome shotgun sequence genome encodes:
- the LOC127294114 gene encoding uncharacterized protein gives MAAVSSSTTNTSDGSGKPSLCPRGHWRPGEDEKLRQLVEKYGPQNWNSIAEKLEGRSGKSCRLRWFNQLDPRINKRPFTEEEEERLLAAHRVHGNKWALIARHFPGRTDNAVKNHWHVVRARRSRERCRLLAKASSSTFPAYSYGGGGAQLDFAGASAGSLCFGFSKPGSGGFFTSPAAPSSTPVLFNGYGASGSKSLLSRYSSYFMDGGKQPAPSSLSVAFSSPSPREALAFDGRGAGHDHHPRKDYHNVDSGETPKTAKTKDAPPFIDFLGVGVSS, from the exons ATGGCGGCGGTGTCGTCATCGACCACCAACACCTCGGACGGCAGCGGGAAGCCGTCGTTGTGCCCGAGGGGTCACTGGCGGCCAGGGGAGGACGAGAAGCTGCGGCAGCTCGTGGAGAAGTATGGCCCCCAGAACTGGAACTCCATAGCCGAGAAGCTCGAGGGCAGATCAG GCAAGAGCTGCCGTCTCCGGTGGTTCAACCAGCTTGACCCGCGGATCAACAAGCGTCCCttcacggaggaggaggaggagcgtctGCTGGCGGCGCACCGCGTCCACGGCAACAAGTGGGCGCTCATCGCCCGCCACTTCCCCGGCCGCACCGACAACGCCGTCAAGAACCACTGGCACGTCGTCAGGGCTCGGCGCAGCCGCGAGCGCTGCCGGCTCCTCGCTAAGGCCTCCTCATCCACCTTCCCGGCCTACTCCTACGGCGGCGGGGGCGCCCAGCTCGACTTCGCCGGCGCGTCGGCGGGATCTCTTTGCTTCGGCTTCTCCAAGCCTGGTAGCGGCGGCTTCTTCACCTCACCGGCGGCGCCTTCCTCTACCCCGGTACTGTTCAATGGCTACGGTGCTTCAGGCAGCAAGAGCTTGCTGTCCAGGTACAGCAGCTACTTCATGGACGGCGGCAAGCAACCGGCGCCATCTTCGCTCTCCGTCGCTTTCTCCTCTCCATCTCCAAGAGAAGCACTAGCTTTCGATGGCCGTGGCGCCGGCCATGACCATCACCCGAGGAAGGACTACCATAATGTTGACAGTGGCGAAACGCCGAAGACAGCGAAGACTAAAGACGCGCCACCGTTCATCGACTTCCTCGGCGTCGGTGTGTCCTCCTGA